The following are encoded in a window of Rubellicoccus peritrichatus genomic DNA:
- a CDS encoding LacI family DNA-binding transcriptional regulator, with protein MATIYEVATEAGVSPKTAARILAGGVKRSKNRESVLQAASKLGYVRNQQAATLRSGRSNVIGVVVPGITNPAYTRFVQVLHEAFLLEGYHIFLTSNFGRTDEQVHALNTLQTYLVDAVIINSAENEMDPASEKILETFISKTKPVIIAGNIQTSLPVDRIIIQNQDAVTKAVSYLAKTGKKRIAFLGGPKEHYAIRERYDGYRDGISQSGLTEDPALVSFGTLSMEDARNRVGDLLRDRNNLPDAIVAGNDLLAYGVIRRCAELNIRVPEDVAVVGFDDLDFSRFCTPSLSTLRQPKERIASECVQQILKRIKSNSIKDPTQLFYEPELIIRESA; from the coding sequence ATGGCAACAATCTACGAAGTAGCGACAGAAGCAGGGGTATCCCCCAAAACCGCTGCACGCATACTAGCAGGTGGCGTCAAGCGCTCCAAAAACCGCGAGTCAGTGCTCCAGGCTGCATCAAAGCTTGGATACGTGCGCAATCAACAAGCAGCAACGCTACGCTCGGGCAGATCCAACGTCATCGGAGTAGTCGTACCAGGCATCACAAATCCAGCCTATACCCGCTTTGTCCAAGTCCTGCACGAAGCCTTTCTCCTAGAAGGTTACCACATTTTCCTGACAAGCAACTTCGGACGCACCGATGAGCAAGTCCATGCACTAAACACACTGCAAACCTACCTCGTAGATGCCGTAATCATAAACTCTGCGGAAAATGAAATGGATCCGGCCAGTGAAAAAATTCTGGAAACCTTTATCAGCAAAACCAAGCCAGTCATAATCGCAGGTAACATACAAACATCATTGCCCGTTGACAGAATAATCATCCAGAACCAAGACGCCGTAACCAAGGCTGTTTCCTATCTCGCTAAAACAGGCAAAAAGCGAATAGCATTCCTAGGCGGACCCAAAGAGCATTACGCGATTCGTGAACGTTACGACGGTTACCGAGATGGAATATCACAATCCGGTCTAACAGAAGACCCTGCCCTCGTCTCCTTTGGCACATTATCCATGGAAGATGCACGCAACCGAGTAGGTGATCTCCTGAGAGACAGGAACAATCTTCCCGATGCAATTGTTGCAGGTAATGACCTTCTAGCCTATGGAGTCATAAGACGCTGCGCAGAATTAAATATCCGTGTTCCAGAGGACGTGGCAGTTGTTGGATTTGATGACTTGGACTTTTCACGATTCTGCACACCAAGCCTATCGACCCTACGCCAACCCAAAGAACGCATAGCATCGGAATGCGTCCAGCAGATCCTTAAGCGCATCAAAAGCAACAGCATCAAGGACCCAACCCAGCTCTTCTACGAACCCGAGCTGATCATACGCGAGAGCGCATAG
- a CDS encoding PEP-CTERM sorting domain-containing protein (PEP-CTERM proteins occur, often in large numbers, in the proteomes of bacteria that also encode an exosortase, a predicted intramembrane cysteine proteinase. The presence of a PEP-CTERM domain at a protein's C-terminus predicts cleavage within the sorting domain, followed by covalent anchoring to some some component of the (usually Gram-negative) cell surface. Many PEP-CTERM proteins exhibit an unusual sequence composition that includes large numbers of potential glycosylation sites. Expression of one such protein has been shown restore the ability of a bacterium to form floc, a type of biofilm.) has protein sequence MMNIPNSSMKIGDMLFAPIARKLAFSSYALLFALNAQASFVLIDDFDGYLAGSEVGGQGDWVETNGSDDVFTVVDTGGNHVMAIENSASGRGLINTSSDINITQTSGTDIGTIFFTISFETAAADEAAFDYGLQIAGNTSAGSISTRVTASIADTQSIGELKVVSGGATADLTLLTTYEYWIVADNSNDMQSHYIRELGEVTSPTAIASNVAFTGGAVAQNLTELFFRTQNTGSNVTYIDNLYIDGTGENLASPISIPEPATVALMVGVAVMGYTTYRRRRS, from the coding sequence ATGATGAATATCCCTAATTCCAGCATGAAAATAGGCGACATGCTTTTCGCTCCTATCGCCCGTAAATTAGCATTCTCAAGTTATGCCTTGTTGTTTGCTCTTAATGCACAGGCCAGCTTTGTTTTGATTGACGACTTTGATGGATACCTTGCCGGCTCGGAAGTGGGTGGCCAAGGAGACTGGGTTGAAACAAACGGATCAGATGACGTTTTTACCGTTGTGGACACAGGCGGCAATCATGTCATGGCTATTGAAAATAGTGCGAGTGGCCGTGGCCTGATAAATACGTCTAGTGATATAAACATAACCCAGACGTCTGGGACGGATATCGGAACTATCTTCTTTACGATCAGTTTTGAAACTGCAGCAGCTGACGAAGCTGCATTTGATTATGGTCTTCAAATTGCCGGCAATACATCAGCGGGTAGTATCAGTACCCGGGTAACAGCTAGTATCGCAGATACGCAGTCAATTGGTGAACTAAAAGTCGTCTCGGGAGGAGCAACCGCAGACCTCACCTTACTGACTACATATGAATATTGGATCGTCGCTGATAATTCTAATGACATGCAGTCTCACTACATTCGTGAATTGGGTGAAGTGACTTCACCAACAGCAATTGCGAGTAATGTAGCTTTTACTGGTGGTGCGGTTGCCCAGAATTTAACCGAACTTTTCTTTCGCACTCAGAACACTGGCAGTAATGTGACCTACATCGACAATCTTTATATTGATGGAACTGGTGAAAATCTTGCGAGTCCGATATCCATTCCGGAGCCTGCAACCGTAGCACTCATGGTCGGTGTCGCTGTTATGGGGTATACGACATATCGTCGCCGTCGTAGTTGA